The window TGAAtctaatttaaagaaaaaactcaTCCCTCACACTAACCAATTCAGGTTGGACTTTCTACTATCCCTCCTCTAAATGGTTTCTTTTTAGTGCCTTTTGAAGTTATCTGTTTTCAGGTGTcaataacacacacacacatatatatttgcTATTTGGCTTTTCAAGTCACTTACTATGACTTAGATAGTTTACATCTTTTCACTACCACTGTATGAGAAAGTGCTATGTTCcaactttgttttttgttttaatagtgTAAAACTTTTTTGGTAGGGTGATAATTGTCAAATTCAAatcctaaattaaattttttagacaATGAATTACTTGAAATACATTCTTACTGAATATTAGGAGGCATTTTCTAGCATACATATGCAAGAGAAACGCATATTTCATACTTGTAATTTTGTGCACGGATAGGGTTCTAGACAAAGCTGCTGTTCTACCTGAAGGAATTGAGGCAAGGAGATGGAAAGTCTGCACAGTGACACAAGTGGAGGAAGTGAAGATTCTCACAAGGATGATGCCTATTCTTCTAAGTACCATCATCATGAATACATCTTTAGCCCAATTGCAAACCTTCTCCATCCAACAAGGAACCTTAATGAACACATACATTGGCAAACTGAACATACCAGCAGCTTCCATTCCCATAATTCCATTAGTATTCATGACCCTTTTGATACCGGTTTACGAATTTGCTTTCGTACCACTTGTCCGGAGAATCACCGGCCACCCCAATGGAATAACAGAACTACAAAGAGTTGGGGTTGGCCTTGTTTTGTCAGCAATCTCAATGGTCATAGCAGGGGCGATAGAGGTGAAAAGAAAGCACGAATTCAATGATCATAATCAGCACCGTATCAGCCTCTTTTGGCTCTCTTTCCACTATGCAATCTTTGGGATAGCTGACATGTTCACATTGGTGGGGTTGCTGGAGTTTTTCTACAAAGAAGCTCCTCAAGGCATGCGTTCACTTTCCActtccttttcctttctttccttgtcCATTGGTTACTACTTGAGCACAGCTTTTGTTGAGCTCATCAACTTGGTGACTGGTAAGATTGCCAAGAGCAAGAAAGGGTGGCTAGAGGGACGTGACTTGAACCGAAACCATGTTGAATTATTCTACTGGTTTTTGGCTATACTCagcataattaactttgtcATTTATCTGATGTGTGCAAAATGGTACAAATACCAAAGTGTTGTACCATTTGATACGGGAATGTTGCTCAAAGATCCACCTCCTCGTAATGATGAAAACGTCTACTCTACTAGCTTTGTGTCCACGGTTCAAAACATTCCCctgaatgaagaaaaataaatgagaaaactCAGTTTCACGAGAAATTATTGTATGAtctaaaataatgttttctCCGATTACAttatttcacttttcaattaaTCTACACATgacatgaaattatatttttattagtttgttaTAAAGAGTTAATAATGTGTCACGTAAAGATTTATCAAGACGGTATAGTATatactatataataatttatacccACTGtctttattattgtattttgatGTGATTCCTGAGTGTATCTTTGGAAATATTCTTGTCAACCattatgtattttgtaataCAAAAATGATAATTCAGGTTATTCCACATTCAGATCACAAATGAATTCAGGAGAGAACTAGATTGGATCTCTTGACAGTGTTCTATACTTTAGatatgatgatgacaacttggcaaaataaaatataacacaatTAAGTGGTATGATAAAGGATGTTATATATTGGAATTATTGTAGATATATgattcatatattatatttttatttttattgtgatataaatattactaatttgtcttattttctctctctcataaaaaaattgtacaaatatagtttttaaaattattacggGCTTTCTAGTGGACCtaccttcattttctttttgggcTTTGTAATGCAGACGAGGAAAATATGTGGGccccttttatttattatgtattcCTCCTACCGCATTCATCGCCGATTGattcattaattaattctaAGGAGGTCTGGCTAATGCTATTCACATGACTTCAAATTAAAGCTTACCGGaaagtttttttaagaaaaagtttttgtgattttttaaaatcttttttttataacatatgaaaataattGATTGCTTTTAATAATCGAATAGAATGTAATAGAATCTTTGCATTTAATAAAATGTAAGTTTTCGTATTTACTCGTTTTTATTAAGGTTAGgtttttatcctaaaaaaaaagattagttttttttttttgcaataacAAGTTTATTACCCTATTTATATTTTGTCCCATTATTTACCTGGGTTGTTGAAAAGGCTAACATAATAACATACGTATAGATCCAGTAAAAAGAAAACCATATACGTAGAGACACAGTtccttaccttttttttatcagaaaaatGATGCATGGAGATAAACAACGACTGAATATTGTCTTCTCAACTTTAAAGTTTAAGTATGAAGTATAGACTTATTAAAGCTTCATCTAAATTAACATAtttcttcaccaaaaaaaatctttaccataaaaaag of the Glycine max cultivar Williams 82 chromosome 13, Glycine_max_v4.0, whole genome shotgun sequence genome contains:
- the LOC100817025 gene encoding protein NRT1/ PTR FAMILY 4.5 — translated: MDLKAEANAGDTEFQAVKIPRQGGYRATYFIFAMMLLDNIGFVANMVSLVLYFMNVMHFDYSGSATTTTNWLGTTFLLTIVGGFISDTYMNRLNTCILFGIIQLLGYSLLVIQSHDKTLQPDPCLKSTCVHGTKALLLYASIYLLALGGGGIRGCVPALGADQFDENKPKEGVQLASFFNWFLFSITIGASLGVTFVVYVSTESQWYKGFIISMSCSATGLIFIALGKRFYRARVPGESPLLSVLQVLVVTVKNWRVKVPLDSDELYEIQSHESNLKKKLIPHTNQFRVLDKAAVLPEGIEARRWKVCTVTQVEEVKILTRMMPILLSTIIMNTSLAQLQTFSIQQGTLMNTYIGKLNIPAASIPIIPLVFMTLLIPVYEFAFVPLVRRITGHPNGITELQRVGVGLVLSAISMVIAGAIEVKRKHEFNDHNQHRISLFWLSFHYAIFGIADMFTLVGLLEFFYKEAPQGMRSLSTSFSFLSLSIGYYLSTAFVELINLVTGKIAKSKKGWLEGRDLNRNHVELFYWFLAILSIINFVIYLMCAKWYKYQSVVPFDTGMLLKDPPPRNDENVYSTSFVSTVQNIPLNEEK